From a region of the Suncus etruscus isolate mSunEtr1 chromosome 11, mSunEtr1.pri.cur, whole genome shotgun sequence genome:
- the LOC126022231 gene encoding G-protein coupled receptor 84-like produces the protein MPNISDANFSCCHESVLGYRYVVVIWGIVVTVTGTIGNVLTLLALAIQPKLRTRFNLLIANLSLADLLYCTFLQPFSVDTYLHLRWRTGITFCRIFGFLITTSNSVSVLTLCLIALGRYLLTVHPNLFPRVFSAKGMVLALVGTWVVGIASLAPFWRFYVLVPVVCTCSFDRDHGQPYSTVLLSIYFVLGLSSMGIFYCLIHHQVKRAARALDQYKLHQASTHSSHVDGTDEAIPGCFVDQVVLGGLREEISSEPVSIVTVQMQEGNSAEMEKESHSKRAKQTAEKSSPEAKPKNRAQKAQNAPSEFGNVTRMCFAVFLCFALSFIPFWLINILDTKRKAPRIAYMFASNLTWLNSCINPVLYAAMNRQFRQAYISVLKRGSQSFRRLR, from the coding sequence ATGCCAAACATCTCTGATGCCAACTTCTCTTGCTGCCATGAGTCTGTACTGGGCTATCGCTACGTGGTAGTTATCTGGGGGATAGTGGTGACAGTAACGGGCACTATTGGCAATGTGCTCACCCTACTGGCCTTGGCCATCCAGCCCAAGCTCCGGACCCGCTTCAACCTGCTCATAGCCAACCTCTCGTTGGCTGACCTGCTCTACTGCACCTTTCTGCAGCCCTTCTCGGTGGACACCTACCTGCACCTGAGGTGGCGCACCGGGATCACCTTCTGCAGGATCTTTGGGTTCCTCATCACTACATCCAATTCTGTCTCCGTCCTCACCCTCTGCCTCATTGCCCTGGGACGCTACCTCCTCACTGTGCACCCAAATCTCTTCCCCCGAGTCTTCAGTGCCAAAGGAATGGTGCTGGCATTGGTGGGCACATGGGTGGTGGGCATAGCCAGCTTGGCTCCCTTCTGGCGTTTCTATGTCTTGGTACCTGTGGTTTGCACCTGCAGCTTTGACCGTGACCACGGTCAGCCCTACAGCACCGTCCTCCTGAGCATCTACTTTGTTCTTGGCCTCAGCAGCATGGGCATCTTCTACTGCCTCATCCACCATCAGGTGAAACGAGCGGCCCGGGCTCTGGACCAGTACAAGTTGCACCAGGCCAGCACTCACTCCAGTCATGTGGATGGGACAGatgaggccatacctggttgcTTTGTGGACCAGGTGGTATTAGGAGGCCTCAGAGAAGAGATTTCATCTGAGCCAGTCAGTATTGTCACCGTTCAGATGCAGGAAGGGAACTCAgcagaaatggaaaaagagaGTCACAGCAAAAGAGCTAAGCAGACAGCAGAGAAATCTTCTCCAGAAGCCAAGCCGAAGAATAGAGCCCAAAAAGCACAGAACGCTCCCTCAGAATTTGGGAACGTGACCCGGATGTGTTTTGCTGTGTTCCTCTGCTTTGCTCTGAGCTTCATACCTTTCTGGCTGATCAACATCCTGGATACCAAGAGAAAGGCTCCCCGGATTGCCTACATGTTTGCTTCCAACCTCACCTGGCTTAATAGTTGCATCAATCCTGTGCTTTATGCAGCAATGAACCGCCAGTTCCGTCAAGCCTATATCTCTGTTCTAAAAAGAGGGTCCCAGAGTTTTCGTCGACTTCGGTAG